A stretch of DNA from Oryzomicrobium terrae:
CACCGGCCAGGGCGAAAAATTCCCCCATGAGCTCTCCGGCGGCCAGCAGCAGCGCGTCGCCCTGGCCCGGGCCCTGGCCCCCCGGCCGCGCCTGGTACTGCTCGACGAACCCTTCTCCAACCTGGACACCGAGTTGCGCGAGCGCCTCTCCCTGGAAGTGCGCGACATTCTCAAGCAGAGTGGCACCACCGCCATCCTGGTGACCCACGACCAGCACGAGGCCTTCGCCATGGCCGACGAGGTGGGGGTGATGCACGGCGGCCGGGTGCAGCAGTGGGACACGCCCTACAACCTCTACCACCGGCCGGCCAACCGCTTCGTCGCCGATTTCGTCGGCCAGGGTGCCTTTCTCCCCGGCCTGGTGGTCAGCCCCACCGAGGTGACGGTGGAACTGGGCCGGCTCGAATCGTCCCTGCCCCTGGAATGCAGCGCCCTGTGCCAGACCTGCGACAGCTGCCCTCTGGCCCGGGAAGGCTGCCATGTGGACGTGCTGCTGCGCCCCGACGACGTGGTGCACGACGACCTGAGCCCGGTTACCGCAGCCGTGGAACACAAGGCCTTCCGCGGCGCCCAGATCCTGTACACCCTGCGCCTGGACAGCGGTGCCCAGGTGCAGGC
This window harbors:
- a CDS encoding ABC transporter ATP-binding protein, translating into MAHLELQHVVQRYPTPTGFHTVVDGISLTVPPGTIACLLGPSGCGKTTLLRCIAGFEEIAEGEIRLAGEVVSRPGFHLPPEQRRIGMVFQDYALFPHLTVAANVAFGLGDLPRAERMPRVEEMLRLVGLTGQGEKFPHELSGGQQQRVALARALAPRPRLVLLDEPFSNLDTELRERLSLEVRDILKQSGTTAILVTHDQHEAFAMADEVGVMHGGRVQQWDTPYNLYHRPANRFVADFVGQGAFLPGLVVSPTEVTVELGRLESSLPLECSALCQTCDSCPLAREGCHVDVLLRPDDVVHDDLSPVTAAVEHKAFRGAQILYTLRLDSGAQVQALVPSHHNHALGEKIGIRLDVDHVVAFKTPAATSTAPRQPASASAA